One genomic segment of Brachyhypopomus gauderio isolate BG-103 chromosome 19, BGAUD_0.2, whole genome shotgun sequence includes these proteins:
- the eif4g1a gene encoding eukaryotic translation initiation factor 4 gamma 1a isoform X1, with protein MSKPPQPIAGPPSLSHPAPSPGLSQGAYPPGQPPSVVFAPPPPPMNSAPQPRQFAPGPRALHQQGGFRSLQPFYPNRPSLPSGAPRVPPSSAPRTVQPAHVYQNSQVVMIPQQQLQFPNSQGAAYFLPPGQYRPPYVPSAQQFPVASAPQSFYSNTYPDSSSAYEASLAARERRGGGGRGSGRENGRLSLHATPLPSQGYPGAPYYPTQAQYQPSVPTTSVMLSSAQQQQAPPPQHAPPQQHKRERKQIRIRDPNQGGKDITEEIMSGARNSSTPTPPQTGVAEAGGQVQTNGESMPPTSTVVIRPDDRGKPVAMPSAASTPPPPSKTPELVVAATLTAEPKLCRDLQPAALLSAVPVGQDSDEDLGASPSPPPESSASPSPPPDVTDLPPADSPTPPEPKTGDSLDAPLLSEAVPQEKEEPVEAHVEQIPAEVEKAELEVEKQEPEPLPEMAPSVSDPVPAPSAVAAATDDDAPSPIANGVEETCVDAASAESSVAAPVPEPEVSVDEPENVPVLNGLPQDPEELLEEKEEGECNPVAQPVMEPEEPQALQGGDPAVVPAPVTLVAEVKEEAAVLSSSSPIDETTMQAVMPLPKKKKKLKDFNNKDVGDVLDAFKEPEEKESTPESAVAQTQPLELRPSVPAAPPTEESEETWEEKEDKLDMENIEPEGPKSAEQKYQYKEEHWKPINPEEKKRYDREFLLRFQFISASMHKPEGLPHITEVVLDKANKTPLRPLDPSRLMNCGPDFTPSFANLGRQPPGAGRGPPPGPRRSQQGQRREPRKIIASVSLSDDIQLNKAEKAWKPSTKKTRARTAEPDEDDPEVAKTLDLLRRVRSVLNKLTPQMFEPLMKQVTELTIDTEERLKGVIDLIFEKAISEPNFSVAYANMCRCLMGLKVPTSDKPGVTVNFRKLLLNRCQKEFEKDKDDDEIFERKQKELEAASEDEERQRLREELEDAKDKARRRSLGNIKFIGELFKLKMLTEPIMHDCIVKLLKNHDEESLECLCRLFSTIGKDLDFEKAKPRMDQYFNQMEKIIKERKTSSRIRFMLQDVLDLRRNNWVPRRGDQGPKTIDQIHKDAELEEHREQIKVQQQLLSKKDSSQGRGGRGGSHPSGGRTTQPQDEGWNTVPITTKTRPIDTSRLSKITKPGAMDFNNQLLAPGGKGSWGSWGKGSSGGSGAKPSGEQESGRPATSTLNRFSALQQSGSSSTSSSLDADRRVPHRSSSSKDRADRERFERFDRRDSREDRERGLDRNRPAVTKRSFSRESDDRARGGEGRGAVDTVRRVASMTEERGSRDRGSRERGSRDRAMGKEMVKRETAPTPPPAPAKPALSEEELEKKSVAIIEEYLHINDLKEAVQCVQELNSQSLLFVFVRNGVESTLERSTIAREHMGQLLHRLVSKSILPTEQYHKGLREILEVADDMAIDIPHIWQYLAEIITPMLHEGGVPMGQLFREVSKPLLPIGKAADLLVQIINLLCKGLSHKKVGALWSEAGLNWKDFLLEDEDVNKFVTERKMEFTLGEEPDKPSKKEMTPEEMSKNLDRLIEDKANNQRINDWVEANLDEQQIASNQFVRALMTSVCQSAIICEYPYKVDAEQITQRAKLLMKYLLDEQKELQALYALQALMVRLEQPANLLRTFFDTLYDEDVIKEEAFYKWESSKDPAEQVGKGVALKSVTAFFTWLREAEEESDNS; from the exons ATGAGTAAACCACCACAGCCTATTGCAGGACCCCCTTCTTTGTCCCACCCCGCTCCTTCCCCTGGACTGTCGCAG GGTGCATACCCCCCTGGCCAGCCTCCCTCTGTTGTCTTTGCCCCACCGCCTCCACCAATGAACTCTGCACCACAACCCAGACAG TTTGCCCCAGGGCCACGTGCTTTACATCAGCAG GGTGGATTCAGGTCACTGCAG CCGTTCTACCCCAACCGGCCCAGTCTGCCCAGCGGTGCCCCGCGGGTGCCGCCCAGCAGTGCGCCCCGCACCGTTCAGCCCGCTCACGTGTACCAGAACTCCCAGGTGGTGATGATCCCTCAGCAGCAGCTGCAGTTCCCCAACTCTCAGGGCGCCGCCTACTTTCTCCCACCTGGACAG TACCGCCCTCCATACGTGCCCTCAGCCCAGCAGTTCCCTGTGGCCAGTGCACCACAGAGTTTCTACTCCAACACCTATCCCGACAGCAGCTCTGCAtacg AGGCCTCGCTGGCAGCGAGGGAGAGgcgagggggtggggggagaggatCGGGCCGGGAGAACGGCCGGCTCTCTCTGCACgccacccctctcccctctcaggGCTACCCCG GTGCGCCGTATTACCCTACACAGGCACAGTACCAACCTTCAGTGCCCACCACATCTGTCATGTTGAGCTCCGCCCAGCAGCAGCAGGCCCCGCCACCTCAGCACGCCCCGCCCCAGCAGCACAAGAGGGAGCGCAAGCAG ATTAGAATACGAGACCCCAATCAGGGTGGGAAGGATATTACGGAAGAGATCATGTCCGGCGCTAGAAACTCATCTACTCCCACACCCCCTCAG ACTGGAGTTGCAGAGGCGGGAGGTCAAGTCCAAACCAATGGTGAGAGCATGCCTCCTACATCTACTGTAGTGATTCGACCAG ATGATCGTGGGAAGCCTGTGGCTATGCCATCAGCTGCCTCGACCCCCCCGCCTCCATCCAAGACGCCCGAGCTGGTGGTGGCCGCCACGTTGACAGCCGAGCCTAAACTGTGCCGGGATCTCCAGCCAGCCGCACTCTTGAGCGCAGTGCCTGTTGGTCAGGACTCGGATGAAGATCTTGGAGCGTCTCCCTCACCGCCACCCGAGTCTTCGGCGTCTCCCTCTCCGCCACCTGATGTGACGGACCTTCCTCCGGCAGACAGCCCCACCCCTCCTGAGCCCAAGACGGGCGACAGTTTGGATGCACCACTGCTGTCTGAAGCAGTTCCCCAGGAAAAGGAGGAGCCTGTCGAGGCCCATGTGGAGCAAATCCCTGCTGAGGTGGAGAAGGCGGAGTTGGAGGTCGAGAAACAGGAGCCGGAGCCGCTGCCTGAAATGGCACCATCGGTCTCCGACCCTGTGCCAGCGCCTTCGGCAGTTGCTGCTGCGACCGACGACGATGCTCCCTCTCCAATAGCCAACGGCGTAGAGGAAACTTGCGTCGATGCCGCATCTGCCGAATCCTCGGTGGCGGCACCTGTTCCTGAGCCCGAGGTCTCCGTTGATGAGCCTGAAAACGTTCCCGTTCTCAACGGCCTCCCTCAGGACCCCGAGGAActgctggaggagaaggaggaaggTGAATGCAACCCCGTCGCCCAACCCGTCATGGAACCAGAGGAACCTCAGGCGCTGCAGGGTGGTGACCCTGCTGTGGTTCCCGCGCCAGTGACGCTGGTGGCGGAGGTGAAAGAGGAAGCCGCCGTCCTTTCCTCAAGCAGCCCCATTGACGAGACGACTATGCAAG CGGTCATGCCTTTgccaaagaagaaaaagaaactgaAGGATTTCAATAATAAGGATGTGGGAGACGTCCTGGATGCCTTTAAAGAG CCCGAAGAGAAAGAATCCACCCCCGAGTCTGCAGTTGCTCAGACCCAGCCTCTGGAGCTCCGCCCCTCTGTGCCTGCTGCTCCGCCCACTGAGGAGTCGGAGGAAACatgggaggagaaggaggacaAGCTGGACATGGAGAACATAGAGCCTGAGGGGCCCAAGTCTGCTGAACAGAAGTATCAGTATAAAGAGG AGCACTGGAAGCCCATCAACCCCGAAGAGAAGAAGAGGTACGATAGAGAGTTCCTACTGCGCTTCCAGTTCATCAGTGCTAGCATGCACAAGCCTGAGGGCCTGCCCCACATTACTGAAGTTGTTCTGGACAAG GCTAATAAGACACCTCTGCGACCCTTGGATCCAAGTCGCTTGATGAACTGTGGGCCTGACTTCACACCCTCTTTTGCTAACCTGGGCAGGCAGCCTCCTGGAGCAGGACGCGGACCT CCTCCAGGTCCGAGGCGCTCACAGCAGGGCCAGCGCAGGGAACCGCGTAAGATAATCGCCAGTGTCTCGCTCAGCGACGATATTCAACTTAACAAGGCTGAGAAGGCGTGGAAGCCCTCGACAAAGAAAACGCGTGCGCGCACGGCCGAACCCGATGAGGACGACCCTGAGGTGGCTAAGACCCTGGACCTGCTGCGTCGTGTGCGCAGTGTACTCAACAAGCTCACGCCGCAGATGTTCGAGCCATTGATGAAACAGGTTACTGAGCTGACTATTGACACAGAGGAGAGGCTCAAAGGAGTGATCGACCTCATCTTTGAGAAAGCCATCTCCGAGCCCAACTTCTCGGTGGCTTACGCCAACATGTGTCGCTGCctgatgggg ctgaaagtgcccaCCTCGGATAAGCCGGGAGTCACCGTAAATTTCCGAAAGCTGCTTCTCAACCGCTGCCAGAAAGAGTTCGAAAAGGACAAGGACGATGACGAAATATTTGAGCGCAAGCAAAAGGAGCTTGAAGCTGCATCAGAG GACGAGGAACGCCAGCGGCTGAGAGAAGAGCTTGAAGATGCAAAGGACAAGGCCCGCCGCCGTTCCCTCGGCAATATAAAATTCATCGGCGAGCTGTTCAAGCTGAAGATGCTCACTGAGCCCATCATGCATGACTGTATTGTCAAGCTGCTGAAAAACCACGACGAAGAGAGCCTCGAGTGTCTCTGCCGCCTCTTTTCCACTATTGGGAAGGACCTAGATTTCGAGAAGGCCAAG CCCCGTATGGACCAGTATTTCAACCAGATGGAGAAAATCATAAAGGAGAGGAAGACCTCGTCGAGGATCCGTTTTATGCTGCAGGACGTCCTGGACCTCAGACGG AATAACTGGGTCCCGCGCaggggtgaccagggccccaAAACCATCGACCAGATCCATAAGGATGCCGAGTTGGAGGAGCACCGGGAGCAGATCAAGGTGCAGCAACAGCTGCTGTCGAAGAAGGACTCCAGTCAGGGGCGCGGCGGCCGAGGTGGGTCGCACCCGTCGGGGGGCCGCACCACCCAGCCTCAGGACGAGGGCTGGAACACGGTGCCCATCACTACCAAGACGCGACCCATCGACACCAGTCGCCTCAGCAAGATCACCAAG CCGGGGGCCATGGACTTCAACAACCAGCTGCTCGCCCCAGGAGGCAAGGGATCATGGGGCAGCTGGGGCAAAGGCAGCAGTGGTGGGTCTGGAGCCAAGCCCAGCGGAGAACAGG AATCTGGCCGACCCGCCACCAGCACACTCAACCGCTTCTCCGCCCTTCAGCAGTCAGGATCCTCATCCACGTCTTCCTCTCTGGACGCTGACCGCAGAGTGCCTCACAG aaGCAGCTCCAGCAAGGACCGTGCTGACCGCGAACGATTTGAGCGTTTCGATCGGCGAGACAGCcgtgaagacagagagaggggcctGGACAGGAACCGCCCGGCAGTCACCAAGCGCAGCTTCAGCAGAGAGAGCGATGATCGTGCCCGAGGAGGCGAAGGTCGCGGTGCTGTGGACACCGTGCGCCGTGTCGCCAGCATGACAGAGGAGCGTGGCAGCCGTGACCGGGGCAGCCGAGAGAGGGGCAGCCGTGACCGGGCCATGGGCAAGGAAATGG TGAAGCGTGAGACcgctccaacaccacctcctgccCCAGCCAAACCAGCTCTGAGTGAAGAGGAGTTGGAAAAGAAGTCCGTAGCCATCATTGAGGAATACCTCCACATCAATGACCTGAAG GAGGCGGTGCAGTGCGTGCAGGAGCTGaacagccagtctctgctcttCGTGTTCGTGCGAAACGGGGTGGAGTCCACGCTGGAGCGTAGCACCATCGCCAGGGAGCACATGGGCCAGCTGCTGCACAGGCTCGTGAGCAAGAGCATCCTGCCCACGGAGCAGTACCACAAAGG ACTGCGGGAGATCTTGGAGGTTGCTGATGACATGGCCATCGACATTCCTCACATCTGGCAATATCTAGCTGAGATAATCACCCCAATGTTGCATGAGGGAGGTGTTCCTATGGGCCAGCTGTTCAG AGAGGTGTCCAAGCCTCTGCTGCCTATAGGAAAAGCTGCTGACCTGCTGGTTCAGATAATCAACCTGCTATGTAAAGGACTG AGTCATAAAAAAGTTGGAGCCTTGTGGAGTGAAGCCGGCCTCAATTGGAAAGACTTCCTTCTGGAGGATGAGGATGTGAACAAGTTTGTGACGGAACGG AAAATGGAGTTTACGTTGGGAGAGGAGCCCGACAAGCCCAGCAAGAAAGAGATGACTCCTGAGGAAATGAGCAAGAACTTGGACAGACTCATTGAGGACAAAGCCAACAACCAGAGGATAAACGACTGGGTGGAG GCAAACCTTGACGAGCAACAGATAGCCTCAAACCAGTTTGTGAGAGCCTTAATGACTTCAGTGTGCCAGTCTGCTATTATAT GTGAGTACCCCTACAAGGTGGATGCGGAGCAGATTACCCAGCGGGCCAAGCTCCTCATGAAGTACCTGTTGGATGAGCAGAAGGAGCTGCAGGCACTATATGCTCTCCAAGCTCTTATGGTCCGCCTGGAGCAGCCAGCAA ACCTGCTGCGCACGTTCTTTGACACCTTGTATGACGAGGATGTCATCAAAGAAGAGGCCTTCTACAAGTGGGAGTCCAGCAAAGACCCAGCCGAGCAAGTGGGCAAAGGTGTGGCCCTCAAGTCCGTCACCGCTTTCTTCACCTGGCTCAGAGAGGCTGAGGAGGAGTCGGACAACAGCTAA
- the eif4g1a gene encoding eukaryotic translation initiation factor 4 gamma 1a isoform X2 gives MSKPPQPIAGPPSLSHPAPSPGLSQGAYPPGQPPSVVFAPPPPPMNSAPQPRQPFYPNRPSLPSGAPRVPPSSAPRTVQPAHVYQNSQVVMIPQQQLQFPNSQGAAYFLPPGQYRPPYVPSAQQFPVASAPQSFYSNTYPDSSSAYEASLAARERRGGGGRGSGRENGRLSLHATPLPSQGYPGAPYYPTQAQYQPSVPTTSVMLSSAQQQQAPPPQHAPPQQHKRERKQIRIRDPNQGGKDITEEIMSGARNSSTPTPPQTGVAEAGGQVQTNGESMPPTSTVVIRPDDRGKPVAMPSAASTPPPPSKTPELVVAATLTAEPKLCRDLQPAALLSAVPVGQDSDEDLGASPSPPPESSASPSPPPDVTDLPPADSPTPPEPKTGDSLDAPLLSEAVPQEKEEPVEAHVEQIPAEVEKAELEVEKQEPEPLPEMAPSVSDPVPAPSAVAAATDDDAPSPIANGVEETCVDAASAESSVAAPVPEPEVSVDEPENVPVLNGLPQDPEELLEEKEEGECNPVAQPVMEPEEPQALQGGDPAVVPAPVTLVAEVKEEAAVLSSSSPIDETTMQAVMPLPKKKKKLKDFNNKDVGDVLDAFKEPEEKESTPESAVAQTQPLELRPSVPAAPPTEESEETWEEKEDKLDMENIEPEGPKSAEQKYQYKEEHWKPINPEEKKRYDREFLLRFQFISASMHKPEGLPHITEVVLDKANKTPLRPLDPSRLMNCGPDFTPSFANLGRQPPGAGRGPPPGPRRSQQGQRREPRKIIASVSLSDDIQLNKAEKAWKPSTKKTRARTAEPDEDDPEVAKTLDLLRRVRSVLNKLTPQMFEPLMKQVTELTIDTEERLKGVIDLIFEKAISEPNFSVAYANMCRCLMGLKVPTSDKPGVTVNFRKLLLNRCQKEFEKDKDDDEIFERKQKELEAASEDEERQRLREELEDAKDKARRRSLGNIKFIGELFKLKMLTEPIMHDCIVKLLKNHDEESLECLCRLFSTIGKDLDFEKAKPRMDQYFNQMEKIIKERKTSSRIRFMLQDVLDLRRNNWVPRRGDQGPKTIDQIHKDAELEEHREQIKVQQQLLSKKDSSQGRGGRGGSHPSGGRTTQPQDEGWNTVPITTKTRPIDTSRLSKITKPGAMDFNNQLLAPGGKGSWGSWGKGSSGGSGAKPSGEQESGRPATSTLNRFSALQQSGSSSTSSSLDADRRVPHRSSSSKDRADRERFERFDRRDSREDRERGLDRNRPAVTKRSFSRESDDRARGGEGRGAVDTVRRVASMTEERGSRDRGSRERGSRDRAMGKEMVKRETAPTPPPAPAKPALSEEELEKKSVAIIEEYLHINDLKEAVQCVQELNSQSLLFVFVRNGVESTLERSTIAREHMGQLLHRLVSKSILPTEQYHKGLREILEVADDMAIDIPHIWQYLAEIITPMLHEGGVPMGQLFREVSKPLLPIGKAADLLVQIINLLCKGLSHKKVGALWSEAGLNWKDFLLEDEDVNKFVTERKMEFTLGEEPDKPSKKEMTPEEMSKNLDRLIEDKANNQRINDWVEANLDEQQIASNQFVRALMTSVCQSAIICEYPYKVDAEQITQRAKLLMKYLLDEQKELQALYALQALMVRLEQPANLLRTFFDTLYDEDVIKEEAFYKWESSKDPAEQVGKGVALKSVTAFFTWLREAEEESDNS, from the exons ATGAGTAAACCACCACAGCCTATTGCAGGACCCCCTTCTTTGTCCCACCCCGCTCCTTCCCCTGGACTGTCGCAG GGTGCATACCCCCCTGGCCAGCCTCCCTCTGTTGTCTTTGCCCCACCGCCTCCACCAATGAACTCTGCACCACAACCCAGACAG CCGTTCTACCCCAACCGGCCCAGTCTGCCCAGCGGTGCCCCGCGGGTGCCGCCCAGCAGTGCGCCCCGCACCGTTCAGCCCGCTCACGTGTACCAGAACTCCCAGGTGGTGATGATCCCTCAGCAGCAGCTGCAGTTCCCCAACTCTCAGGGCGCCGCCTACTTTCTCCCACCTGGACAG TACCGCCCTCCATACGTGCCCTCAGCCCAGCAGTTCCCTGTGGCCAGTGCACCACAGAGTTTCTACTCCAACACCTATCCCGACAGCAGCTCTGCAtacg AGGCCTCGCTGGCAGCGAGGGAGAGgcgagggggtggggggagaggatCGGGCCGGGAGAACGGCCGGCTCTCTCTGCACgccacccctctcccctctcaggGCTACCCCG GTGCGCCGTATTACCCTACACAGGCACAGTACCAACCTTCAGTGCCCACCACATCTGTCATGTTGAGCTCCGCCCAGCAGCAGCAGGCCCCGCCACCTCAGCACGCCCCGCCCCAGCAGCACAAGAGGGAGCGCAAGCAG ATTAGAATACGAGACCCCAATCAGGGTGGGAAGGATATTACGGAAGAGATCATGTCCGGCGCTAGAAACTCATCTACTCCCACACCCCCTCAG ACTGGAGTTGCAGAGGCGGGAGGTCAAGTCCAAACCAATGGTGAGAGCATGCCTCCTACATCTACTGTAGTGATTCGACCAG ATGATCGTGGGAAGCCTGTGGCTATGCCATCAGCTGCCTCGACCCCCCCGCCTCCATCCAAGACGCCCGAGCTGGTGGTGGCCGCCACGTTGACAGCCGAGCCTAAACTGTGCCGGGATCTCCAGCCAGCCGCACTCTTGAGCGCAGTGCCTGTTGGTCAGGACTCGGATGAAGATCTTGGAGCGTCTCCCTCACCGCCACCCGAGTCTTCGGCGTCTCCCTCTCCGCCACCTGATGTGACGGACCTTCCTCCGGCAGACAGCCCCACCCCTCCTGAGCCCAAGACGGGCGACAGTTTGGATGCACCACTGCTGTCTGAAGCAGTTCCCCAGGAAAAGGAGGAGCCTGTCGAGGCCCATGTGGAGCAAATCCCTGCTGAGGTGGAGAAGGCGGAGTTGGAGGTCGAGAAACAGGAGCCGGAGCCGCTGCCTGAAATGGCACCATCGGTCTCCGACCCTGTGCCAGCGCCTTCGGCAGTTGCTGCTGCGACCGACGACGATGCTCCCTCTCCAATAGCCAACGGCGTAGAGGAAACTTGCGTCGATGCCGCATCTGCCGAATCCTCGGTGGCGGCACCTGTTCCTGAGCCCGAGGTCTCCGTTGATGAGCCTGAAAACGTTCCCGTTCTCAACGGCCTCCCTCAGGACCCCGAGGAActgctggaggagaaggaggaaggTGAATGCAACCCCGTCGCCCAACCCGTCATGGAACCAGAGGAACCTCAGGCGCTGCAGGGTGGTGACCCTGCTGTGGTTCCCGCGCCAGTGACGCTGGTGGCGGAGGTGAAAGAGGAAGCCGCCGTCCTTTCCTCAAGCAGCCCCATTGACGAGACGACTATGCAAG CGGTCATGCCTTTgccaaagaagaaaaagaaactgaAGGATTTCAATAATAAGGATGTGGGAGACGTCCTGGATGCCTTTAAAGAG CCCGAAGAGAAAGAATCCACCCCCGAGTCTGCAGTTGCTCAGACCCAGCCTCTGGAGCTCCGCCCCTCTGTGCCTGCTGCTCCGCCCACTGAGGAGTCGGAGGAAACatgggaggagaaggaggacaAGCTGGACATGGAGAACATAGAGCCTGAGGGGCCCAAGTCTGCTGAACAGAAGTATCAGTATAAAGAGG AGCACTGGAAGCCCATCAACCCCGAAGAGAAGAAGAGGTACGATAGAGAGTTCCTACTGCGCTTCCAGTTCATCAGTGCTAGCATGCACAAGCCTGAGGGCCTGCCCCACATTACTGAAGTTGTTCTGGACAAG GCTAATAAGACACCTCTGCGACCCTTGGATCCAAGTCGCTTGATGAACTGTGGGCCTGACTTCACACCCTCTTTTGCTAACCTGGGCAGGCAGCCTCCTGGAGCAGGACGCGGACCT CCTCCAGGTCCGAGGCGCTCACAGCAGGGCCAGCGCAGGGAACCGCGTAAGATAATCGCCAGTGTCTCGCTCAGCGACGATATTCAACTTAACAAGGCTGAGAAGGCGTGGAAGCCCTCGACAAAGAAAACGCGTGCGCGCACGGCCGAACCCGATGAGGACGACCCTGAGGTGGCTAAGACCCTGGACCTGCTGCGTCGTGTGCGCAGTGTACTCAACAAGCTCACGCCGCAGATGTTCGAGCCATTGATGAAACAGGTTACTGAGCTGACTATTGACACAGAGGAGAGGCTCAAAGGAGTGATCGACCTCATCTTTGAGAAAGCCATCTCCGAGCCCAACTTCTCGGTGGCTTACGCCAACATGTGTCGCTGCctgatgggg ctgaaagtgcccaCCTCGGATAAGCCGGGAGTCACCGTAAATTTCCGAAAGCTGCTTCTCAACCGCTGCCAGAAAGAGTTCGAAAAGGACAAGGACGATGACGAAATATTTGAGCGCAAGCAAAAGGAGCTTGAAGCTGCATCAGAG GACGAGGAACGCCAGCGGCTGAGAGAAGAGCTTGAAGATGCAAAGGACAAGGCCCGCCGCCGTTCCCTCGGCAATATAAAATTCATCGGCGAGCTGTTCAAGCTGAAGATGCTCACTGAGCCCATCATGCATGACTGTATTGTCAAGCTGCTGAAAAACCACGACGAAGAGAGCCTCGAGTGTCTCTGCCGCCTCTTTTCCACTATTGGGAAGGACCTAGATTTCGAGAAGGCCAAG CCCCGTATGGACCAGTATTTCAACCAGATGGAGAAAATCATAAAGGAGAGGAAGACCTCGTCGAGGATCCGTTTTATGCTGCAGGACGTCCTGGACCTCAGACGG AATAACTGGGTCCCGCGCaggggtgaccagggccccaAAACCATCGACCAGATCCATAAGGATGCCGAGTTGGAGGAGCACCGGGAGCAGATCAAGGTGCAGCAACAGCTGCTGTCGAAGAAGGACTCCAGTCAGGGGCGCGGCGGCCGAGGTGGGTCGCACCCGTCGGGGGGCCGCACCACCCAGCCTCAGGACGAGGGCTGGAACACGGTGCCCATCACTACCAAGACGCGACCCATCGACACCAGTCGCCTCAGCAAGATCACCAAG CCGGGGGCCATGGACTTCAACAACCAGCTGCTCGCCCCAGGAGGCAAGGGATCATGGGGCAGCTGGGGCAAAGGCAGCAGTGGTGGGTCTGGAGCCAAGCCCAGCGGAGAACAGG AATCTGGCCGACCCGCCACCAGCACACTCAACCGCTTCTCCGCCCTTCAGCAGTCAGGATCCTCATCCACGTCTTCCTCTCTGGACGCTGACCGCAGAGTGCCTCACAG aaGCAGCTCCAGCAAGGACCGTGCTGACCGCGAACGATTTGAGCGTTTCGATCGGCGAGACAGCcgtgaagacagagagaggggcctGGACAGGAACCGCCCGGCAGTCACCAAGCGCAGCTTCAGCAGAGAGAGCGATGATCGTGCCCGAGGAGGCGAAGGTCGCGGTGCTGTGGACACCGTGCGCCGTGTCGCCAGCATGACAGAGGAGCGTGGCAGCCGTGACCGGGGCAGCCGAGAGAGGGGCAGCCGTGACCGGGCCATGGGCAAGGAAATGG TGAAGCGTGAGACcgctccaacaccacctcctgccCCAGCCAAACCAGCTCTGAGTGAAGAGGAGTTGGAAAAGAAGTCCGTAGCCATCATTGAGGAATACCTCCACATCAATGACCTGAAG GAGGCGGTGCAGTGCGTGCAGGAGCTGaacagccagtctctgctcttCGTGTTCGTGCGAAACGGGGTGGAGTCCACGCTGGAGCGTAGCACCATCGCCAGGGAGCACATGGGCCAGCTGCTGCACAGGCTCGTGAGCAAGAGCATCCTGCCCACGGAGCAGTACCACAAAGG ACTGCGGGAGATCTTGGAGGTTGCTGATGACATGGCCATCGACATTCCTCACATCTGGCAATATCTAGCTGAGATAATCACCCCAATGTTGCATGAGGGAGGTGTTCCTATGGGCCAGCTGTTCAG AGAGGTGTCCAAGCCTCTGCTGCCTATAGGAAAAGCTGCTGACCTGCTGGTTCAGATAATCAACCTGCTATGTAAAGGACTG AGTCATAAAAAAGTTGGAGCCTTGTGGAGTGAAGCCGGCCTCAATTGGAAAGACTTCCTTCTGGAGGATGAGGATGTGAACAAGTTTGTGACGGAACGG AAAATGGAGTTTACGTTGGGAGAGGAGCCCGACAAGCCCAGCAAGAAAGAGATGACTCCTGAGGAAATGAGCAAGAACTTGGACAGACTCATTGAGGACAAAGCCAACAACCAGAGGATAAACGACTGGGTGGAG GCAAACCTTGACGAGCAACAGATAGCCTCAAACCAGTTTGTGAGAGCCTTAATGACTTCAGTGTGCCAGTCTGCTATTATAT GTGAGTACCCCTACAAGGTGGATGCGGAGCAGATTACCCAGCGGGCCAAGCTCCTCATGAAGTACCTGTTGGATGAGCAGAAGGAGCTGCAGGCACTATATGCTCTCCAAGCTCTTATGGTCCGCCTGGAGCAGCCAGCAA ACCTGCTGCGCACGTTCTTTGACACCTTGTATGACGAGGATGTCATCAAAGAAGAGGCCTTCTACAAGTGGGAGTCCAGCAAAGACCCAGCCGAGCAAGTGGGCAAAGGTGTGGCCCTCAAGTCCGTCACCGCTTTCTTCACCTGGCTCAGAGAGGCTGAGGAGGAGTCGGACAACAGCTAA